A region from the Aegilops tauschii subsp. strangulata cultivar AL8/78 chromosome 5, Aet v6.0, whole genome shotgun sequence genome encodes:
- the LOC141023022 gene encoding uncharacterized protein — MDDEDVRRKPKSFKYEVMWERHPELHSFIETNWNGKPKGFSAIEVRDKLKDLSENLYTWDRHTFGNVKKEIKQLAKQLEVLKNVPGRTEPSHLEIKVVDRLVELYHREEILSRQRLRVDWLTYGDNNTKYFQQRASMRRRKNKITALARPDGQLTEDVEQLEGMTNEFYKGL, encoded by the coding sequence ATGGATGATGAGGATGTGAGGAGGAAGCCGAAGAGCTTCAAGTACGAAGTAATGTGGGAGAGACACCCAGAGCTACATTCCTTCATAGAAACGAACTGGAATGGCAAACCGAAGGGTTTTTCGGCAATTGAGGTCAGAGATAAACTTAAGGATCTCAGCGAAAACTTGTACACCTGGGATAGGCATACTTTTGGCAATGTAAAGAAGGAGATCAAGCAACTCGCGAAACAGCTTGAGGTTTTAAAGAACGTGCCAGGACGAACAGAACCGAGCCACCTTGAAATCAAAGTGGTTGACAGACTGGTCGAGCTATACCACAGGGAAGAGATCCTGAGCAGGCAGCGGTTGCGAGTAGACTGGCTTACTTATGGTGACAACAATACAAAATATTTCCAGCAAAGAGCATCGATGCGAAGGAGGAAAAACAAGATCACGGCTCTGGCTAGGCCGGATGGGCAATTAACGGAGGATGTAGAACAGTTAGAGGGTATGACAAATGAGTTTTATAAAGGCCTCTAG